A single genomic interval of Bradyrhizobium japonicum USDA 6 harbors:
- a CDS encoding M3 family oligoendopeptidase: MNSRPKSALKKTASSKPALRKPSTRKSAAKAKSSKSSPAKPASKTGRLPEWNLADLYSGIDAPEVARDLERMDADCVAFETDYKGKLATGTANEDGGKWLAEAVRRYEAIDDLAGRLGSYAGLVHAGDSVDPKISKFYGDVSERLTAASTHLLFFALELNRVDDDILNRAMQAAELAHYRPWIEDLRKEKPYQLDDKLEQLFLEKSQTGYSAFNRLFDQTISGLRFKVGAKELAIEPTLNFLQDRDGAKRKAAAEALAKTFKANERTFALITNTLAKDKDISDRWRGFQDVADSRHLNNRVEREVVDALVASVRAAYPKLSHRYYALKAKWFGKKRLAYWDRNAPLPFAATDVIGWPDARNMVLTAYRGFSPKMAEIAERFFTDRWIDAPVRPGKAPGAFSHPTTPSAHPYVLMNYQGKPRDVMTLAHELGHGVHQVLAAKNGALMAPTPLTLAETASVFGEMLTFRRLLAQTKSARQRQALLAGKVEDMINTVVRQIAFYSFERAVHTERKNGELTATRLGEIWLSVQGESLGPAIEIKAGYENYWMYIPHFIHSPFYVYAYAYGDCLVNSLYAVYENAAEGFAERYLDMLAAGGTKHYSELLRPFGLDAKDPRFWDGGLSVIAGMIDELEAMG; encoded by the coding sequence ATGAATTCGCGCCCCAAATCTGCTCTCAAGAAGACTGCCTCCAGCAAGCCCGCTCTCCGCAAGCCAAGCACCAGGAAATCCGCCGCCAAGGCAAAGTCCTCCAAATCTTCGCCCGCAAAGCCTGCGAGCAAGACCGGCAGGCTTCCAGAGTGGAACCTCGCCGACCTCTATTCCGGGATCGATGCGCCGGAAGTGGCGCGCGATCTCGAAAGGATGGACGCCGATTGCGTCGCGTTCGAGACCGACTACAAGGGCAAGCTCGCCACAGGGACAGCAAACGAAGATGGCGGAAAATGGCTCGCCGAGGCGGTGCGACGCTATGAGGCGATCGACGATCTCGCCGGGCGTCTCGGCTCTTATGCCGGTCTCGTCCATGCAGGCGACAGCGTTGATCCCAAGATTTCAAAGTTTTACGGCGATGTCTCTGAGCGGCTGACGGCGGCGTCCACGCATCTCCTGTTCTTCGCGCTCGAGCTCAACCGCGTCGATGACGATATTTTGAACCGCGCGATGCAGGCCGCCGAGCTCGCGCATTACCGCCCCTGGATCGAGGATCTGCGCAAGGAGAAGCCGTACCAGCTCGACGACAAGCTCGAGCAGCTCTTCCTGGAGAAGTCGCAAACCGGCTATTCCGCCTTCAACCGGCTGTTCGATCAGACCATCTCGGGCCTGCGCTTCAAGGTCGGCGCCAAAGAGCTCGCGATCGAGCCGACGCTCAATTTTTTGCAGGACCGCGACGGCGCCAAGCGCAAGGCCGCGGCCGAAGCGCTGGCGAAAACCTTCAAGGCCAATGAGCGCACCTTTGCGCTGATCACCAACACGCTCGCCAAGGACAAGGACATCTCGGACCGCTGGCGCGGCTTTCAGGATGTCGCGGATTCCCGCCACCTGAACAACCGCGTCGAGCGCGAGGTGGTGGATGCGCTGGTTGCCTCGGTGCGCGCGGCCTATCCAAAGCTGTCGCATCGCTATTATGCGTTGAAGGCGAAGTGGTTCGGCAAGAAGCGGCTGGCTTACTGGGACCGCAACGCGCCGCTGCCGTTCGCCGCGACCGACGTGATCGGCTGGCCCGATGCGCGCAACATGGTGCTGACGGCCTATCGCGGCTTCTCGCCCAAAATGGCCGAGATCGCCGAGCGCTTCTTCACCGATCGCTGGATCGACGCGCCGGTGCGTCCGGGCAAGGCGCCGGGCGCGTTCTCACATCCGACCACGCCGTCGGCGCATCCTTACGTGCTGATGAACTACCAGGGCAAGCCGCGCGACGTGATGACGCTCGCGCATGAGCTCGGCCATGGCGTGCACCAGGTGCTGGCTGCGAAGAACGGCGCGCTGATGGCGCCGACGCCGCTGACGCTGGCCGAGACGGCGAGCGTGTTCGGCGAGATGCTGACCTTCCGGCGGCTGCTGGCGCAGACCAAGAGCGCCAGGCAGCGCCAGGCGCTGCTCGCCGGCAAGGTCGAGGACATGATCAACACCGTGGTGCGGCAGATCGCGTTCTATTCGTTCGAGCGCGCGGTCCATACCGAGCGCAAGAACGGCGAGCTCACCGCGACGCGGCTTGGCGAGATCTGGCTGTCGGTGCAGGGCGAGAGCCTCGGGCCGGCGATCGAGATCAAGGCGGGCTACGAGAACTACTGGATGTACATCCCGCACTTCATCCACTCGCCGTTCTACGTCTACGCCTATGCCTATGGCGATTGTCTCGTGAACTCGCTCTACGCCGTCTACGAGAATGCCGCCGAGGGCTTTGCCGAGCGCTATCTCGACATGCTCGCCGCCGGCGGCACCAAGCATTACTCCGAGCTGCTGCGACCGTTCGGACTCGATGCCAAGGATCCCAGATTCTGGGACGGCGGTCTGTCGGTCATTGCCGGGATGATCGACGAGCTCGAGGCGATGGGCTGA
- a CDS encoding aa3-type cytochrome c oxidase subunit IV: MADHSEVAYTTADGNDYVAHEQTYEGFIKLVKYGTASVALIVILMAIFLT, translated from the coding sequence ATGGCTGACCATAGCGAAGTGGCGTACACCACCGCCGACGGCAACGACTACGTTGCCCACGAGCAGACCTATGAGGGCTTCATCAAGCTGGTGAAGTACGGCACGGCCTCGGTCGCGCTCATCGTGATCCTGATGGCGATCTTCCTGACCTGA
- a CDS encoding cell division protein: MLHQGPATPAPMARNAAVVDQETPWCEKHHQIVCDEIEAINTRREPERRLDADGLQPCQLLDVVGLALSGGGIRSSAVCLGVLQALNHHNLIGRIDYLSTVSGGGYIGTSLSATMTTARRFVFGERPVGGTVTSAEISDTPSVGHLRNYSNYLIPAGARDLLTGVAIVVRGLVANIGLTLPIVLLLAAVTIWSTPLRSCLTDANIFGISLNNRSLCELHDFSDLDRYGFSIFGLVVALVMFACSGLAYFASRSVRGSGPSVVFAYIGGIALLLGVACDFARFLKVQHFALSLSIAIIGGVLFFGWALKQSLASPGKRQEFRSHWPSMGATFLVLLAVIAFFEFQPFMLEQMFDVAESSAIGGPAAAVAITWIKSLAAVAAPIGVFVTAFRQQFVELLKGNSASSQWGSLVLAVVAKVALWIAGLALPLVIWVAYLYLSYWGIANDLYERCPSVMGATSQRECLVNAKSNALSGSLAGRIQFDASKGTLSAEITPKAAPQVVADAEQLTPTWHTPAWLLFLAQKAGQVVQVRFPSLFQGNASELAYSYSLHMVILYTFAGVLLFAISFCLTPNANSLHRLYRDRLSKAFLFDPTRSADGRVAPAEASLDQGRDFKALDRMKLTDLYAAPAATARIPGQQAAPKLHAPYQLINTALNIQGSDFANRRGRNADFFVFSALNVGSEATGYAPTALVQDDEQSLDLATAMAISGAAASSNMGSSSIKALTPTLALLNVRLGYWLKNPRYVDERVRPQRRSTPIYFWSEISGRLYENSDSVYLTDGGHIENLGVYELLRRRCKVIIAVDAEADAPMNFGSLMTLQRYARIDLGVRIDLPWTPIRERTRALMARNADKAGDPGAADERDDIARDHVHVAIGTIDYGGDEQGYLVYVKSSLNGDENDYIRDYARRNDRFPHETTGDQFFSEEQFEVYRALGFHMAHGFLSGDNPVAVGSGVDPHMALFTEAGEPAIDAVREALGLPVPRRQTASVTATMIDQG; this comes from the coding sequence ATGCTCCATCAAGGGCCCGCCACGCCGGCTCCGATGGCGAGAAATGCTGCCGTCGTCGATCAGGAAACGCCCTGGTGCGAGAAGCACCATCAGATCGTCTGCGATGAGATCGAGGCGATCAACACCCGACGCGAGCCGGAACGGCGCCTCGACGCCGACGGCCTGCAACCCTGCCAGTTGCTCGACGTCGTCGGGCTTGCGTTGTCTGGCGGTGGCATTCGCTCGTCGGCCGTTTGCCTCGGCGTGCTCCAGGCACTGAACCACCACAATCTGATCGGCCGGATCGACTATCTCTCCACGGTGTCGGGCGGCGGCTATATCGGCACCTCGCTCAGCGCCACCATGACGACGGCACGGCGCTTTGTATTCGGCGAAAGACCCGTCGGCGGAACCGTCACGTCCGCCGAGATCAGCGATACGCCGTCGGTCGGACACCTGCGCAACTATTCCAACTATCTGATCCCTGCCGGGGCCCGCGATCTTCTGACCGGAGTTGCGATCGTCGTGCGGGGACTGGTCGCCAATATCGGGTTGACGTTGCCCATCGTGCTGCTGCTTGCCGCCGTCACCATCTGGTCGACGCCGCTGCGGAGCTGCCTTACGGATGCGAACATCTTCGGCATCAGTCTCAACAACAGGTCGTTGTGCGAGCTGCATGATTTCAGCGACCTCGATCGTTACGGGTTCAGTATATTCGGCCTGGTCGTCGCGCTGGTGATGTTCGCTTGCAGCGGGCTCGCCTATTTCGCCTCCCGCTCCGTCCGCGGCAGCGGTCCCAGCGTCGTCTTCGCCTATATTGGCGGGATCGCGCTGTTGCTGGGCGTCGCGTGCGACTTCGCGCGGTTTCTCAAGGTCCAGCATTTTGCGTTGAGCCTGTCGATCGCAATCATCGGGGGCGTCCTGTTTTTCGGATGGGCGCTCAAGCAGTCGCTCGCGAGCCCCGGCAAGCGGCAGGAGTTCCGATCGCATTGGCCGAGCATGGGCGCGACCTTCCTGGTGCTGCTGGCGGTGATCGCCTTCTTCGAGTTTCAACCCTTCATGCTGGAGCAGATGTTCGATGTCGCCGAGAGCAGCGCAATCGGTGGACCGGCTGCTGCGGTTGCGATCACCTGGATCAAGTCGCTCGCGGCGGTGGCTGCGCCAATCGGTGTCTTCGTCACCGCGTTCAGGCAGCAATTCGTGGAATTGCTGAAGGGCAACAGCGCATCCTCGCAATGGGGCTCGCTTGTGCTCGCGGTCGTCGCCAAGGTCGCGCTGTGGATCGCGGGCCTTGCGCTTCCGCTCGTCATCTGGGTCGCATACCTCTATCTGTCCTATTGGGGCATCGCCAACGATCTGTACGAGAGGTGCCCTTCCGTCATGGGCGCAACCTCCCAGCGAGAGTGCCTGGTCAATGCCAAATCGAACGCGCTGTCCGGCAGCCTCGCAGGCAGGATTCAGTTCGATGCCAGCAAGGGGACCTTGTCGGCGGAAATCACGCCGAAAGCCGCGCCGCAGGTCGTGGCAGATGCCGAGCAGCTGACGCCGACCTGGCACACGCCCGCCTGGCTCCTGTTCCTGGCTCAGAAAGCGGGGCAGGTGGTTCAGGTGCGTTTTCCCAGCCTGTTCCAGGGCAACGCTTCGGAGCTCGCCTATTCCTACAGTCTGCACATGGTGATCCTCTACACGTTCGCCGGCGTCCTGCTGTTCGCCATCTCGTTCTGCCTGACGCCGAATGCGAACTCGTTGCACCGGCTCTATCGCGATCGCCTGAGCAAGGCCTTCCTGTTCGATCCGACGCGTTCGGCCGACGGGCGCGTCGCGCCCGCCGAAGCCAGTCTCGACCAGGGGCGCGATTTCAAGGCGCTCGATCGCATGAAGCTGACGGATCTCTACGCCGCTCCGGCCGCGACGGCCCGGATTCCGGGGCAGCAGGCTGCGCCGAAGCTGCACGCGCCCTATCAGCTCATCAATACTGCGCTGAATATTCAAGGCTCCGACTTCGCCAACCGGCGCGGACGCAACGCGGACTTCTTCGTGTTCTCCGCCCTGAACGTCGGCAGCGAGGCGACGGGCTATGCGCCCACCGCTCTCGTGCAGGACGACGAGCAAAGTCTCGATCTCGCCACCGCAATGGCGATTTCCGGAGCCGCGGCCTCCTCGAACATGGGGTCGAGCTCGATCAAGGCGCTGACGCCGACGCTTGCACTCCTCAACGTCCGGCTCGGCTACTGGCTGAAGAACCCGCGTTACGTCGATGAGCGTGTCCGGCCGCAGCGCCGCTCCACGCCGATCTATTTCTGGTCGGAGATCTCGGGGCGCCTGTACGAGAACAGCGACAGCGTCTATCTGACGGACGGCGGCCATATCGAGAATCTCGGCGTCTACGAGCTGTTGCGCCGCCGCTGCAAGGTGATCATCGCGGTCGATGCGGAAGCCGATGCGCCGATGAATTTCGGTTCCCTGATGACGTTGCAGCGTTACGCCCGCATCGATCTCGGCGTCCGCATCGACCTGCCATGGACGCCGATTCGCGAGCGCACGCGTGCGCTGATGGCGCGCAATGCCGACAAGGCGGGCGATCCCGGCGCGGCCGACGAGCGCGACGACATTGCGCGAGACCACGTCCACGTCGCGATCGGCACCATCGACTATGGAGGCGACGAGCAGGGCTATCTCGTTTACGTCAAATCGTCGCTCAATGGCGACGAGAACGACTATATCCGGGACTACGCGCGGCGAAACGACCGCTTCCCGCACGAGACCACGGGTGACCAGTTCTTCTCGGAAGAGCAGTTCGAGGTCTACCGCGCGCTTGGCTTCCACATGGCGCACGGTTTCCTGTCCGGTGACAATCCGGTCGCGGTCGGGTCCGGCGTCGATCCGCATATGGCCCTATTCACCGAAGCGGGCGAGCCGGCGATCGACGCGGTCCGCGAGGCGCTCGGTCTTCCGGTACCCCGGCGGCAAACCGCAAGCGTCACCGCCACGATGATCGATCAGGGCTGA
- a CDS encoding proton-translocating transhydrogenase family protein, translated as MEHAAQVVDPFIFRLSIFVLAVFVGYFVVWSVTPALHTPLMSVTNAISSVIVVGALLAGGVANVSSGSGWARAFGFVALIFACINIFGGFLVTQRMLAMYKKKSK; from the coding sequence ATGGAGCATGCAGCACAGGTCGTCGACCCCTTCATCTTCCGGCTGTCGATCTTCGTCCTCGCCGTCTTCGTCGGCTATTTCGTGGTGTGGTCGGTGACGCCGGCGCTGCACACGCCGCTGATGAGCGTGACCAACGCGATCTCGTCGGTGATCGTGGTCGGCGCGCTCCTCGCCGGCGGCGTCGCCAATGTCTCGAGCGGCTCGGGCTGGGCACGCGCCTTCGGCTTCGTCGCGCTGATCTTCGCCTGCATCAACATCTTCGGCGGCTTCCTTGTCACCCAGCGCATGCTGGCGATGTACAAGAAGAAGTCGAAGTAA
- a CDS encoding sigma-54-dependent transcriptional regulator, which produces MAACILIADDDAVARRLVENMVQKCGYETVVVDSGDAAIAALTAPDAPAIDAVILDLVMPGLDGMGVLAKIREAGLGVPIIVQTAHGGIDNVISAMRAGAADFVVKPVGLERLQVSLRNALNASALKGELQRIRHSREGRLTFSDIITRAEGMAAVMRAAQKAAGSSIPVLIEGESGVGKEMFARAIHGSGERKAKPFVAVNCGAIPDNLVESILFGHEKGAFTGATERHTGKFVEAHGGTLFLDEVSELPLTAQVKLLRALQEGAVEAVGGRKPLKVDVRIISATNRRLLERVKQGHFREDLFYRLHVLPLTIPSLRARREDIPHLLRHFLARFAAEENRLITGISGEAVAHLAQLDWPGNIRQLENAVYRAVVMSEGDQLDLADFPLLTPQPHLATDIPTAPLMLEPIAAPSVVSGGEIPIAPLPLAGTLSMLTPTGDVRPLDDMENEIIRFAISHYRGQMSEVARRLKIGRSTLYRKLDEAGVPGHGGKSGEETR; this is translated from the coding sequence ATGGCTGCCTGTATTTTGATCGCCGACGACGACGCTGTAGCCCGCCGGCTGGTCGAGAACATGGTGCAGAAATGCGGCTATGAGACGGTCGTCGTGGACTCCGGCGACGCCGCGATCGCCGCCCTCACCGCTCCCGATGCACCGGCGATCGACGCCGTCATCCTCGATCTCGTGATGCCCGGCCTCGACGGCATGGGCGTGCTGGCGAAAATCCGCGAGGCCGGCCTCGGCGTCCCCATCATCGTGCAGACCGCCCATGGCGGCATCGACAACGTGATCTCGGCGATGCGCGCGGGCGCGGCCGATTTCGTCGTCAAGCCGGTTGGCTTGGAGCGGCTTCAGGTCTCTCTGCGCAACGCACTCAATGCCTCCGCGCTCAAGGGCGAGTTGCAGCGTATCCGTCATAGCCGCGAGGGCCGGCTGACTTTCTCCGACATCATCACCCGCGCCGAGGGGATGGCGGCCGTGATGCGCGCCGCGCAGAAGGCCGCGGGCTCGTCGATCCCCGTGCTGATCGAGGGCGAGTCCGGCGTCGGCAAGGAGATGTTCGCACGCGCCATCCATGGCAGCGGCGAGCGCAAGGCCAAGCCGTTCGTCGCAGTCAATTGCGGCGCGATCCCCGACAATCTCGTCGAGTCGATCCTGTTCGGCCACGAGAAGGGCGCCTTCACTGGCGCCACCGAACGGCACACCGGCAAGTTCGTCGAGGCTCATGGCGGCACGCTGTTCCTGGACGAGGTCAGCGAGCTGCCGCTCACCGCGCAGGTCAAGCTGCTGCGCGCACTTCAGGAAGGCGCGGTCGAGGCGGTCGGCGGGCGCAAGCCGTTGAAGGTCGACGTCCGGATCATCTCCGCGACCAACCGCAGGCTGCTGGAGCGGGTGAAGCAGGGTCATTTCCGCGAAGATCTGTTCTATCGCCTCCACGTGCTGCCGCTGACGATCCCCTCGCTGCGGGCGCGGCGTGAGGACATCCCGCATCTGCTCCGGCATTTCCTGGCGCGCTTTGCTGCCGAGGAGAACCGCCTCATCACCGGCATCAGCGGCGAGGCCGTGGCGCACCTTGCCCAGCTCGACTGGCCGGGCAACATCCGCCAGCTCGAAAACGCGGTCTACCGCGCGGTGGTGATGAGCGAGGGCGACCAGCTTGACCTTGCCGACTTCCCCCTGCTCACCCCGCAGCCGCATCTGGCGACGGACATCCCGACCGCGCCGCTGATGCTCGAGCCGATCGCGGCGCCCTCGGTGGTGTCGGGTGGTGAAATACCGATCGCGCCGCTGCCGCTGGCGGGCACCCTTTCCATGCTGACCCCCACCGGCGACGTCCGCCCGCTGGACGACATGGAGAACGAGATCATCCGTTTCGCGATCTCGCATTATCGGGGGCAGATGTCCGAGGTCGCCCGCCGCCTCAAGATCGGCCGCTCCACGCTCTACCGCAAGCTCGACGAAGCCGGGGTTCCCGGACATGGCGGCAAAAGCGGTGAGGAGACGCGCTGA
- a CDS encoding Re/Si-specific NAD(P)(+) transhydrogenase subunit alpha translates to MKIAVAKEIDPSEPRVAASPDTVKKFKALGAEIAVEPGAGLKSGLPDSEFTAVGATVSADALKDADIIIKVKRPEASELAQYKRGALVIAIMDPYGNEAALKTIADSGVSAFAMELMPRITRAQVMDVLSSQANLAGYRAVIEGAEAFGRAFPMMMTAAGTVPAAKVFVMGVGVAGLQAIATARRLGAIVTATDVRPATKEQVESLGAKFLAVEDEEFKNAQTAGGYAKEMSKEYQAKQAALTAEHIKKQDIVITTALIPGRPAPKLVSAEVVKSMKPGSVLVDLAIERGGNVEGARPGEVVDLDGIKIVGYTNVAGRVAASASSLYARNLFSFIETMVDKKEKKLAVNWDDELVKATALTKDGAVIHPNFQPKV, encoded by the coding sequence ATGAAGATCGCCGTTGCCAAGGAAATCGATCCGTCGGAGCCGCGTGTTGCCGCTTCGCCTGATACGGTGAAGAAGTTCAAGGCGTTGGGCGCCGAGATCGCCGTCGAGCCGGGTGCCGGCCTCAAATCGGGCCTGCCGGATTCCGAATTCACCGCCGTGGGCGCCACCGTCAGCGCCGATGCGCTGAAGGACGCCGACATCATCATCAAGGTGAAGCGTCCTGAGGCCTCCGAGCTCGCGCAGTACAAGCGCGGTGCGCTCGTCATCGCCATCATGGACCCCTACGGCAACGAGGCCGCGCTGAAGACGATCGCCGATTCCGGGGTCTCCGCCTTCGCGATGGAACTGATGCCGCGCATCACCCGTGCGCAGGTGATGGACGTGCTGTCGTCGCAGGCGAACCTTGCCGGCTACCGCGCCGTGATCGAGGGGGCCGAGGCCTTTGGCCGCGCCTTCCCGATGATGATGACCGCCGCCGGCACCGTGCCCGCCGCAAAGGTGTTCGTGATGGGCGTCGGCGTTGCCGGCCTCCAGGCGATCGCGACCGCGCGCCGCCTCGGCGCCATCGTCACCGCGACCGACGTGCGGCCCGCGACGAAAGAGCAGGTGGAATCGCTTGGTGCGAAGTTCCTCGCCGTCGAGGACGAGGAGTTCAAGAACGCGCAGACCGCCGGCGGCTACGCCAAGGAAATGTCCAAGGAGTACCAGGCCAAGCAGGCCGCGCTCACCGCCGAGCACATCAAGAAGCAGGATATCGTGATCACGACCGCGCTGATTCCGGGCCGGCCTGCGCCGAAGCTCGTCAGTGCTGAAGTGGTCAAGTCGATGAAGCCGGGCTCGGTGCTGGTCGATCTCGCGATCGAGCGTGGCGGCAATGTCGAGGGCGCCAGGCCCGGCGAGGTCGTCGACCTCGATGGCATCAAGATCGTCGGCTACACCAACGTCGCCGGCCGCGTCGCGGCCTCGGCCTCCAGCCTCTACGCACGCAATCTGTTCTCCTTCATCGAGACCATGGTCGACAAGAAAGAGAAGAAGCTCGCCGTGAACTGGGACGACGAGCTCGTCAAGGCCACCGCCCTGACCAAGGACGGCGCCGTGATCCACCCGAACTTCCAGCCGAAGGTTTAA